The following proteins are encoded in a genomic region of Alnus glutinosa chromosome 8, dhAlnGlut1.1, whole genome shotgun sequence:
- the LOC133875669 gene encoding pentatricopeptide repeat-containing protein At3g47530: MATFLHRRSLTAIACCASQKPQKPLKIPTKPISDTQTQTQRHEQQQTQLLSLIKSCTQKTHLLQIHARIVRTSLLQDPAISLNFLSRLALSPVRDVDYSRQFFTQISNPLVSHYNTMIRAYSVSNSPLEGFFMYREMKRQGLRANPLSSSFAIKSCIKLSSLLGGVQVHATILRDGNQSDSLLLTTLMDLYSCREKCDEACKVFDEIPERDTVAWNVLISCCIRNNRTRDALGFFDMMQSGSDGCEPDDVTCLLLLQACARLNALEFGERIHSYIEEHGYGDASNLCNSLIAMYSRCGCLDKAYGVFKGMRSTNVISWSAMISGLAMNGHGRDAIEAFWEMQKMGVQPDDQTFTGVLSACSHCGLVDEGRMFFDCMSKEFGIFPNIHHYGCMVDILSRAGLLDEAYQLIMSMRFKPDLTIWRTLLGACRIHGHVTLGEQVIGHLIELKAQEAGDYALLLNIYSSAGNWEKVMEVRKFMQEKAIQTTPGCSTIVLKGVVHEFVVDDVSHPRKDEIYEMLDEINQQLKIAGYVADIYSELHNLGAEEKGIALSYHSEKLAIAFGVLTTPPGTTIRVAKNLRTCVDCHNFAKVLSGVYNREVIVRDRTRFHHFKEGQCSCNDYW, translated from the coding sequence atgGCAACATTTCTGCACCGCCGCTCGCTAACTGCCATTGCATGTTGTGCCTCTCAAAAACCTCAAAAACCACTGAAAATCCCTACAAAACCCATCTCTGACACTCAAACTCAAACCCAAAGACACGAACAACAACAAACGCAACTGCTTTCTCTCATAAAATCGTGCACCCAGAAGACCCATTTGCTCCAAATCCACGCCCGCATTGTCCGTACAAGTCTCCTTCAAGACCCCGCCATTTCCCTCAATTTCTTGTCCCGCCTGGCTCTCTCTCCCGTACGAGACGTAGACTATTCCCGCCAGTTCTTTACTCAAATCTCGAACCCATTGGTATCTCACTACAACACCATGATCAGAGCCTACTCTGTGAGCAATTCACCTCTGGAGGGGTTTTTCATGTACCGAGAAATGAAACGTCAAGGCCTGCGCGCGAACCCCTTGTCGTCTTCGTTTGCTATTAAGTCTTGTATCAAACTTTCTTCTCTGTTAGGGGGAGTTCAGGTTCATGCTACGATTTTGAGAGATGGGAATCAATCAGATAGCCTATTGCTCACTACTTTGATGGACCTTTATTCGTGTCGAGAGAAGTGTGATGAAGCATGTAAAGTGTTTGATGAGATACCTGAAAGAGATACTGTTGCTTGGAATGTTTTGATTTCTTGCTGTATACGTAATAACAGGACCAGGGACGCCTTGGGTTTTTTTGATATGATGCAGAGTGGCAGTGATGGATGTGAACCCGATGATGTTACGTGTTTACTTCTTTTGCAAGCGTGCGCCCGCTTGAATGCGTTGGAATTTGGTGAAAGGATTCATAGTTACATTGAAGAGCATGGTTATGGTGATGCTTCCAATTTGTGTAACTCTCTTATAGCGATGTATTCGCGGTGTGGGTGTTTGGATAAGGCTTATGGGGTGTTTAAGGGAATGCGCAGTACCAATGTGATTTCGTGGAGTGCAATGATTTCTGGTTTAGCCATGAATGGGCATGGGAGAGATGCTATCGAAGCATTTTGGGAGATGCAGAAAATGGGTGTTCAGCCTGATGATCAGACCTTTACTGGAGTTCTTTCTGCTTGCAGTCACTGCGGATTGGTTGATGAAGGAAGGATGTTTTTTGATTGTATGAGCAAAGAGTTTGGGATATTCCCTAATATTCATCATTATGGGTGTATGGTAGATATCTTGAGTCGTGCTGGTTTGCTCGATGAGGCCTACCAGCTCATAATGTCAATGCGATTCAAGCCAGATCTGACAATATGGAGGACCTTACTTGGCGCTTGCAGAATTCATGGCCATGTTACCCTTGGGGAACAAGTGATTGGACATTTAATTGAACTTAAGGCTCAAGAAGCTGGAGATTATGCTCTGTTGTTGAACATTTATTCCTCGGCTGGCAACTGGGAGAAGGTAATGGAAGTGAGGAAATTTATGCAGGAGAAAGCAATCCAAACTACACCTGGCTGTAGCACGATTGTATTGAAAGGAGTAGTACATGAGTTTGTTGTGGATGATGTTTCACATCCACGGAAGGATGAGATTTATGAGATGCTGGATGAGATTAATCAGCAGCTGAAGATAGCTGGTTATGTTGCTGATATTTACTCTGAATTGCACAATTTGGGTGCCGAAGAAAAAGGGATCGCACTCTCTTATCACAGTGAAAAATTAGCTATTGCTTTTGGGGTTCTTACAACTCCACCTGGCACAACGATCAGAGTGGCCAAGAATCTTCGTACCTGTGTTGATTGCCACAATTTTGCAAAGGTTCTCTCAGGGGTTTATAACCGAGAAGTGATTGTTAGAGATCGCACCCGGTTTCATCATTTCAAAGAGGGACAATGCTCCTGCAATGATTATTGGTAA
- the LOC133875129 gene encoding protein RKD2-like, translated as MASQTLNGWWSKHDLVYTDDDPFVLFPTEMPSLDLSGYSSLDWQYDLPIQESFLDAVPLTESFPTDPLSAPVDILQPTTSVIQGDIFCGYGVWNEIGGGFEAENQALVLCNNGKKGMKEARVEGKMKRSREERCSSTSSLLSKKAISQYFYMPITQAAKELNVGLTLLKKRSRELGIRRWPHRKLMSLQTLIRNVKELGREEGEESEAKLRDALEILEREKKMLEEFPDLQLEDNTKRLRQACFKANYKRRRLMGMESLSCSSSNRGSVDDVMANDQRMDEEEEEEEEEEKSLLLDSFSSSSSIML; from the exons atggCGAGTCAGACACTCAATGGTTGGTGGTCTAAGCATGATCTGGTCTACACAGATGACGACCCCTTCGTCCTCTTTCCAACTGAAATGCCTTCACTAGACTTAAG TGGGTATTCTTCGTTGGATTGGCAATATGACTTGCCCATACAAGAGAGCTTCCTTGATGCTGTTCCTTTGACGGAGTCCTTTCCTACAGACCCTCTTTCTGCTCCCGTTGATATTCTTCAGCCAACCACAAGCGTCATCCAAG GTGATATTTTCTGTGGTTATGGAGTTTGGAATGAGATAGGTGGTGGGTTTGAGGCTGAAAACCAGGCTTTAGTGTTGTGTAACAATGGAAAGAAAGGCATGAAGGAAGCGAGAGTAGAGGGGAAGATGAAGAGGTCCAGGGAAGAGAGATGCAGCAGTACTTCTAGCTTGTTATCTAAGAAAGCCATTTCCCAGTACTTTTACATGCCTATAACGCAGGCTGCAAAAGAGCTTAATGTCGGCTTGACACTTCTGAAAAAAAGAAGTAGGGAATTGGGTATTCGTAGGTGGCCTCACAGGAAGCTGATGAGCCTCCAAACCCTTATCAGGAATGTAAAG GAGTTGGGtagagaagaaggagaagagagtGAAGCAAAGCTGAGGGATGCCTTGGAGATATtggagagggagaagaagatgttGGAGGAATTCCCAGATTTGCAACTTGAGGACAATACGAAGCGGCTTAGGCAAGCTTGTTTTAAAGCTAACTATAAGAGGAGAAGGCTCATGGGTATGGAGTCACTATCTTGCTCTAGCAGCAATCGAGGAAGTGTGGATGATGTCATGGCTAATGATCAGAGAatggatgaagaagaagaagaagaagaagaagaagagaaatctCTGTTGTTGGACTCCTTTTCATCTAGCAGTAGCATAATGTTGTAA